A genome region from Euphorbia lathyris chromosome 4, ddEupLath1.1, whole genome shotgun sequence includes the following:
- the LOC136227765 gene encoding caffeoylshikimate esterase-like translates to MERSRSTDNLKYDEEFILNSRGLKLFTCQWIPIKQEPKALVFICHGYAMECSITMNSTANRLANQGYAVYGMDYEGHGKSSGLEGYVENMDNIIDDCSKHYSNICERAENKEKMRYLLGESMGGAVVLLLHKKMPDFWDGAILAAPMCKIAEDMKPPTMVINVLSKLSNYIPTWRLVPGKDIIDLAFKVPEVRDQVRSNPYCYKGRPRLKTGLELVRTTMEIEKWLHKVSLPFLVLHGEDDKVTDKAISKKLHEDASSADKTIKLYPEMWHGLLYGEPLENIEIVFKDIIGWLNDRATLGNPRLERQQKERNDDSSKSG, encoded by the exons ATG GAAAGATCACGTAGTACAGACAACCTCAAATACGATGAG GAATTTATATTGAATTCAAGAGGATTGAAATTATTCACATGTCAATGGATTCCCATAAAACAAGAACCCAAAGCTTTGGTCTTTATATGCCATGGCTATGCCATGGAATGCAGTATCACCATGAACA GCACGGCGAACCGGCTAGCGAATCAAGGTTATGCGGTGTACGGAATGGATTACGAAGGGCATGGGAAATCTTCTGGATTGGAAGGATATGTTGAAAACATGGATAATATAATTGATGATTGTAGTAAACATTATTCAAACATATGTG AGAGAGCAGAGAATAAAGAGAAGATGAGATATTTGTTAGGAGAATCAATGGGAGGAGCAgtggttcttcttcttcataaAAAGATGCCTGACTTTTGGGATGGTGCAATTTTGGCTGCACCTATGTGTAAg ATAGCAGAAGATATGAAACCACCTACAATGGTGATAAATGTTCTATCAAAACTTTCAAATTACATTCCAACTTGGAGATTAGTCCCTGGCAAGGATATTATTGATCTTGCTTTTAAAGTACCTGAAGTTAGAGATCAAGTCAGATCTAACCCATATTGCTACAAAGGAAGACCTCGCCTCAAAACCGGACTTGAACTCGTCAGAACTACCATGGAAATTGAGAAATGGCTCCATAAG GTATCATTGCCATTTCTGGTTCTACATGGAGAAGATGATAAAGTGACAGATAAAGCAATAAGTAAGAAACTACATGAAGATGCTTCATCAGCAGACAAAACTATCAAGCTCTATCCAGAAATGTGGCATGGTTTACTCTATGGGGAACCTTTGGAGAATATTGAAATTGTGTTCAAGGACATTATTGGTTGGTTAAATGACAGGGCTACCCTTGGCAATCCTAGGTTGGAAAGGCAACAGAAAGAGAGGAATGATGATTCTTCAAAATCTGGATAA
- the LOC136227492 gene encoding spliceosome-associated protein 130 A: protein MYLYSLTLQRPTGIVCAINGNFSGGKTQEIVVARGKVLDLIRPDESGKLQTILSVEIFGAIRSLAQFRLTGSQKDYIVVGSDSGRIVILEYNRERNVFDKIHQETFGKSGCRRIVPGQYLAIDPKGRAVMIGACEKQKLVYVLNRDTVARLTISSPLEAHKSHTIVYSISGVDCGFDNPIFAAIELDYSEADQDSTGLAANEAQKHLTFYELDLGLNHVSRKWSEQVDNGANMLVTVPGGGDGPSGVLVCAENFVIYKNEGHPDVRAVIPRRADLPAERGVLIVSVATHRQRSIFFFLLQTEYGDIFKVTLDHENDKVKELKIKYFDTIPVTASMCVLKSGFLFAASEFGNHALYQFQAIGEEADVEASSATLMETDEGFQPVFFQPRGLKNLVRIDQVESLMSIMDMKVVNLFDEETPQIYTLCGRGPRSSLRILRPGLAISEMAVSQLPGVPSAVWTVKKNVTDEFDAYIVVSFNNATLVLSIGETVEEVSDSGFLDTTPSLAVSLIGDDSLMQVHPNGIRHIREDGRINEWRTPGKRTIVKVGYNRLQVVIALSGGELIYFEVDMTGQLMEVEKHEMSGDVACLDIASVPEGRQRSRFLAVGSYDNTIRILSLDPDDCMQILSVQSVSSPPESLLFLEVQASIGGEDGADHPASLFLNAGLQSGVLFRIVVDMVTGQLSDSRSRFLGLSAPKLFLIMVRGRRAMLCLSSRPWLGYIHQGHFLLTPLSYETLEFAASFSSDQCAEGVVAVAGDALRIFTIERLGETFNETAIPLRYTPRKFVIQPKKKLLVIVESDQGAYTAEEREAAKKECFEAAGMGENGNANADQMENGGDDEDKDDPLSDEQYGYPKAESEKWASCIRVLDPRTATTTCLLELQDNEAAFSVCTVNFHDKEHGTLLAVGTAKGLQFLPKRSLIAGFIHIYKFVEDGRALELLHKTQVEGVPLALSQFQGRLLAGIGPVLRLYDLGKKRLLRKCENKLFPNTIISINTYRDRIYVGDIQESFHFCKYRRDENQLYIFADDSVPRWLTASYHIDFDTMAGADKFGNVYFVRLPQDVSDEIEEDPTGGKIKWEQGKLNGAPNKVEEIVQFHVGDVVTSLQKASLIPGGGECIIYGTVMGSVGALLPFTSRDDVDFFSHLEMHLRQDYPPLCGRDHMAYRSAYFPVKDVIDGDLCEQFPTLPLDMQRKIADELDRTPGEILKKLEEIRNKII, encoded by the exons ATGTACCTTTACAGTCTCACTCTGCAACGACCCACTGGCATCGTCTGCGCCATCAACGGCAATTTCTCAGGGGGCAAGACCCAAGAAATAGTTGTAGCTCGTGGTAAAGTTCTCGATCTTATTCGCCCCGACGAAAGTGGTAAGTTACAGACTATTCTCTCTGTTGAAATCTTCGGTGCCATTCGCTCTCTAGCTCAGTTTAGACTAACTGGATCTCAGAAGGATTATATAGTTGTTGGGTCTGATTCAGGTAGAATTGTAATTTTGGAATATAACAGGGAGAGAAATGTTTTCGATAAAATACACCAGGAAACTTTTGGGAAATCTGGTTGTCGTCGGATTGTTCCTGGTCAGTACTTGGCCATTGACCCAAAAGGAAGAGCTGTAATGATAGGTGCCTGTGAGAAACAAAAGTTGGTTTATGTTTTGAATAGAGATACTGTTGCTAGGTTGACAATATCCTCACCGTTAGAGGCACACAAGTCTCACACAATAGTGTATTCAATTTCTGGTGTTGATTGTGGATTTGATAATCCCATTTTTGCTGCTATTGAGTTGGATTATTCCGAGGCAGATCAGGATTCGACAGGGTTGGCTGCTAATGAGGCACAGAAGCATTTGACGTTTTATGAGCTTGATTTAGGGCTTAATCATGTATCTAGAAAGTGGTCTGAGCAGGTTGATAATGGGGCTAACATGCTTGTTACGGTGCCTGGAGGTGGAGATGGGCCGAGTGGAGTTCTAGTTTGTGCTgaaaattttgtaatttataagaATGAGGGACATCCAGATGTGAGGGCAGTGATTCCTAGGCGTGCAGATTTGCCTGCTGAGCGCGGGGTTTTGATAGTTTCTGTGGCTACTCATAGGCAGAGGTCCATATTTTTCTTTCTGTTGCAGACAGAGTATGGTGATATTTTTAAGGTTACTCTGGATCATGAGAATGATAAAGTCAAGGAgttgaaaattaaatattttgatacCATACCTGTCACCGCATCAATGTGTGTGCTAAAGTCAGGATTTTTATTTGCTGCATCGGAGTTTGGAAATCATGCACTCTATCAGTTTCAAGCAATTGGCGAGGAAGCTGATGTGGAAGCCTCATCTGCTACTTTAATGGAAACTGATGAGGGTTTCCAGCCTGTATTTTTTCAACCAAGAGGGTTGAAGAATCTTGTTAGAATTGACCAGGTTGAGAGCTTGATGTCTATTATGGATATGAAAGTTGTTAATCTTTTTGATGAAGAAACACCTCAAATCTATACACTTTGTGGGCGTGGTCCTCGTTCATCATTGAGGATATTGAGGCCTGGTTTGGCTATCAGTGAGATGGCTGTTTCACAGCTTCCTGGTGTACCAAGTGCAGTTTGGACGGTGAAAAAGAATGTTACTGATGAGTTTGATGCATATATTGTTGTGTCATTCAACAATGCAACTCTAGTGCTTTCAATTGGAGAGACTGTTGAGGAAGTTAGTGACAGTGGGTTTCTTGACACTACACCTTCTCTTGCTGTTTCTTTGATTGGCGATGATTCATTAATGCAAGTTCATCCAAATGGTATTAGGCATATAAGGGAAGATGGACGTATAAATGAATGGAGAACTCCGGGTAAGAGGACCATTGTGAAGGTTGGCTATAATAGACTTCAGGTGGTTATTGCTTTAAGTGGAGGGGAGTTAATATATTTTGAGGTTGATATGACTGGTCAGCTAATGGAGGTGGAGAAGCATGAGATGTCTGGAGATGTGGCCTGTCTGGACATTGCCTCAGTCCCAGAAGGAAGACAGAGGTCTCGATTCCTCGCAGTTGGTTCATATGACAACACCATCCGCATCTTATCTTTGGATCCTGATGACTGTATGCAGATTCTGAGTGTTCAAAGTGTTTCATCTCCTCCAGAATCCCTCCTCTTTCTTGAGGTCCAGGCATCAATAGGTGGAGAGGATGGTGCTGACCACCCAGCTAGTCTTTTCCTAAATGCTGGTTTGCAGTCTGGTGTTCTATTCAGGATAGTGGTAGACATGGTAACTGGGCAGCTTTCGGACTCCCGATCTCGATTCTTGGGGTTGAGCGCACCAAAACTATTCTTGATTATGGTGAGAGGTCGGCGTGCAATGCTGTGCTTATCAAGTCGACCCTGGCTGGGCTATATTCACCAAGGGCATTTCCTGCTAACACCCCTTTCATATGAGACTCTTGAATTTGCTGCTTCATTCTCTTCTGATCAGTGTGCAGAAGGTGTGGTGGCTGTAGCTGGAGATGCATTGAGGATTTTCACCATTGAAAGGTTGGGAGAAACATTTAATGAAACTGCAATACCTCTAAGGTATACTCCACGAAAGTTTGTGATTCAACCTAAAAAGAAGCTTTTGGTTATTGTTGAGAGTGATCAAGGAGCATATACAGCAGAGGAGCGTGAAGCAGCTAAAAAGGAGTGTTTTGAAGCCGCTGGGATGGGAGAAAATGGAAATGCCAATGCTGACCAGATGGAGAATGGTGGGGATGATGAAGATAAAGATGATCCTCTCTCTGATGAGCAGTATGGTTATCCAAAGGCAGAATCAGAGAAGTGGGCTTCTTGCATCAGAGTTCTTGATCCAAGGACTGCAactacaacttgtcttcttgaGCTTCAGGACAATGAAGCTGCCTTTAGCGTCTGCACTGTGAACTTCCATGACAAGGAGCACGGAACTCTATTAGCTGTTGGAACTGCCAAGGGACTCCAGTTTTTACCTAAAAGAAGTTTAATTGCTGGTTTCATTCATATTTACAAGTTTGTGGAGGATGGGAGAGCTCTGGAACTTCTGCACAAAACACAAGTGGAAGGTGTGCCACTTGCCTTATCCCAGTTTCAGGGGAGACTACTAGCTGGAATAGGGCCTGTGCTTCGACTTTATGACCTGGGAAAGAAGAGGTTGCTTAGGAAATGTGAGAATAAGCTGTTCCCTAACACTATCATCTCTATCAACACCTATCGTGATAGGATCTATGTAGGTGATATTCAAGAG TCATTCCATTTCTGCAAGTATAGGCGGGACGAAAATCAGCTCTATATATTTGCTGATGATTCTGTTCCCAGATGGCTCACAGCATCATATCACATAGATTTTGATACTATGGCGGGGGCAGACAAGTTTGGCAATGTCTACTTTGTGAGACTGCCACAGGATGTTTCTGATGAAATAGAGGAAGATCCAACTGGTGGCAAGATAAAGTGGGAGCAGGGAAAGCTTAACGGAGCTCCAAACAAGGTAGAGGAGATAGTACAGTTTCATGTTGGTGATGTGGTTACAAGTCTGCAGAAAGCATCTTTGATTCCAGGTGGTGGAGAGTGCATCATATATGGGACAGTAATGGGAAGTGTGGGGGCACTGCTTCCTTTTACCTCTCGAGATGATGTTGACTTCTTCTCGCACTTGGAGATGCATTTGAGACAGGACTACCCACCTTTATGTGGAAGAGACCACATGGCATATAGATCTGCCTATTTCCCAGTTAAG GATGTTATTGATGGGGATCTATGCGAGCAGTTCCCAACACTACCTCTTGATATGCAGAGAAAAATTGCTGATGAATTGGATAGAACACCCGGGGAAATACTGAAGAAACTTGAAGAAATTCGAAATAAGATTATTTAA